The Candidatus Eisenbacteria bacterium region GAGCAGCGCCTGTGGGCGCTGCTGGCACGGCGGGGTTTCGATCGCGACGTGATCCGGCGTGCGCTGGCATTGAGCGACGACGAGGGTGAAGTCGAGTAGTCTGGCCGTGCGCCCGGCCGCCCGGTGACTCGCGCGGCCGTACCCGGCGCCGATCTTCGAGCGGAGGAAGCCGGCATGCCCGCCTATGTCGTCGTCCGGATCGACGTCCACGACCCCGAGGTGTTCCAGCGTTACGTGCAGGCCGCGCCGGCCTCGATCAGCCACCACGGCGGCCGCTACCTGACGCGCGGCGGCGCCGTCGAAGCGCTCGAAGGCGAGTGGTCCGGCTCCCGCTTCGCGATCCTCGAGTTCCCCGACCTGGTGACGG contains the following coding sequences:
- a CDS encoding DUF1330 domain-containing protein, with protein sequence MPAYVVVRIDVHDPEVFQRYVQAAPASISHHGGRYLTRGGAVEALEGEWSGSRFAILEFPDLVTARTWYESREYAAARALREACATTQMLLAEGLPESWIPGWPGEGSAS